AGTGCGAATTGAGGGGACCATGATTTTTCAGTCCAGATAAGCTACAATTATTATATGATTTTTAGCGCTGAAATACATTAATGAGTCCGAAAAGGAACGGGAAAAAATATGCAGTTAGAGTTTTTTGGTACGGGGGCAGGAGTTCCCGGTAAGTTTAGAAACGTTTCAAGCGTAGTGTTACGCTTGTTAGATGAAGTAAACGAGGTTTGGATGTTTGACTGTGGGGAAGGAACGCAGCAACAAATTTTACGTTCCACCTTAAAACCCCGCAAAATTAATAAAATTTTTATCACGCACTTGCATGGTGATCACATTTTTGGGCTACCCGGATTGTTATCGAGCCGGTCGTTTCAAGGGGGAACGGATGATTTAACCATCTACGGTCCGGTTGGCATCAAACGCTACGTGCAAACTTCACTACAGGTAAGTCAAACCCGGTTGTCGTATCAAATTCACTATGTGGAATTAACCGATCCTGGAGTAATTTATGAAGATGACCAATTTACCGTGAAGGCGGAACGGTTGGACCATCAAATTGAATCCTGGGGTTATCGGGTGGAAGAACATGATCATCCTGGTGAATTAATGGTCCAAAAATTGCAAGAAGAGCATATCCCAGCGGGTCCAGTTTATGGTAAGCTTAAACTGGGTGAGTTGGTTACTCTCGCCGACGGACGGACGATTAACGGACA
This genomic stretch from Fructilactobacillus carniphilus harbors:
- the rnz gene encoding ribonuclease Z; protein product: MQLEFFGTGAGVPGKFRNVSSVVLRLLDEVNEVWMFDCGEGTQQQILRSTLKPRKINKIFITHLHGDHIFGLPGLLSSRSFQGGTDDLTIYGPVGIKRYVQTSLQVSQTRLSYQIHYVELTDPGVIYEDDQFTVKAERLDHQIESWGYRVEEHDHPGELMVQKLQEEHIPAGPVYGKLKLGELVTLADGRTINGQDFIGQPQPGRTVTILGDTRKTANIEKLAQDADVLVHESTFGKGEAKLARNYFHSTNIQAAQGAVQANVGQLLLTHISARYTAKMARELQQQARQIFPRSKVVKDFDVVDIPFKKKE